A window of the Terriglobales bacterium genome harbors these coding sequences:
- a CDS encoding cytochrome c3 family protein, with amino-acid sequence MKLPGSPSLLSAARFAAGGFVLFFVLGTAGFVGLQHTARKQPIAFNHSKHVSNGVACADCHAGVQTQAKATLPSVDVCIGCHQVALTNSAEEERVRTVAAAGQELKWVQLTQTAPHVFFSHRRHVAVAHLPCAECHGPMEQASKPPDRVFRVFNMATCIGCHQQHRVNADCNDCHR; translated from the coding sequence TTGAAGCTGCCCGGTTCGCCATCGCTGCTGAGCGCCGCCCGGTTCGCCGCCGGAGGTTTTGTCTTGTTCTTCGTCCTGGGTACAGCGGGCTTCGTTGGTTTACAACACACGGCTCGCAAACAGCCGATCGCATTTAACCACTCCAAGCACGTGAGCAACGGCGTGGCTTGCGCGGACTGCCACGCCGGCGTGCAAACCCAGGCGAAGGCAACCCTTCCATCGGTTGATGTTTGCATCGGCTGTCACCAGGTAGCACTCACCAACAGCGCGGAAGAAGAACGGGTGCGTACCGTCGCCGCGGCAGGCCAGGAATTGAAATGGGTGCAGTTGACCCAAACGGCGCCGCACGTGTTCTTTTCGCACCGCCGGCACGTCGCCGTAGCCCACCTGCCGTGCGCCGAATGTCACGGCCCCATGGAACAAGCGTCCAAGCCGCCGGATCGCGTGTTTCGCGTGTTCAATATGGCGACCTGTATCGGTTGCCATCAACAACATCGAGTTAACGCGGATTGCAATGACTGTCATCGCTGA
- a CDS encoding 4Fe-4S dicluster domain-containing protein yields the protein MPRWGMVIDLAKCTACQACTVACQTENNVSCVPPKEAERGRVISWISVLPQVEGEYPRLSMRPTPLPCVHCDNPPCIRVCPVQATAINPEGVVRQIYARCIGCRYCTNACPYTRRMFNWYKPEFPGEFAEALNPDVSVRPKGVVEKCTLCHHRLQKARDEARAAKRELVEGDYVPACVEICPAGAMYFGDLEDHNSTVSTLARSRRAFKPLEELGTHPKVIYLAQGEWSGGDGQGPRT from the coding sequence ATGCCGCGTTGGGGGATGGTGATTGATCTCGCGAAGTGCACAGCCTGCCAGGCCTGTACGGTCGCCTGCCAGACAGAGAACAATGTTTCCTGCGTGCCGCCGAAGGAGGCAGAGCGCGGGCGCGTGATTTCGTGGATCAGCGTGCTGCCGCAGGTAGAGGGCGAATACCCCCGGCTGAGCATGCGGCCGACGCCGCTGCCGTGCGTCCACTGTGATAACCCGCCCTGCATTCGCGTTTGCCCGGTACAGGCAACCGCGATCAACCCGGAAGGCGTGGTGCGGCAGATTTACGCCCGATGCATCGGCTGCAGGTACTGCACCAATGCGTGCCCGTACACGCGGCGCATGTTTAATTGGTACAAACCCGAGTTTCCCGGGGAGTTTGCTGAAGCGCTGAATCCCGACGTTTCGGTGAGGCCGAAGGGCGTGGTGGAAAAGTGCACGCTCTGCCATCACCGGCTGCAAAAGGCCCGCGACGAGGCACGCGCCGCGAAACGGGAATTGGTGGAGGGCGACTATGTTCCGGCGTGCGTCGAGATCTGTCCCGCGGGGGCCATGTACTTCGGCGATCTCGAGGACCATAACTCGACGGTATCCACATTGGCCCGCAGCAGGCGTGCTTTCAAACCCCTGGAAGAACTCGGGACTCATCCCAAGGTGATTTATCTGGCGCAAGGAGAGTGGAGCGGTGGAGACGGGCAAGGACCACGCACATAA
- the nrfD gene encoding NrfD/PsrC family molybdoenzyme membrane anchor subunit, with protein METGKDHAHNEQDSVLLQPVIATRRPFYYLALVFLGFTTIAFFAWMHQLSRGLGVTGLNVPVYWGFYITNFVFFIGISHAGTLISAILRLCHAEWRRSITRAAEVITVLVLFFGVGSVIMDLGRPERALNVLLHPNFHSPLLWDVCSISVYLTASTIYLFLPLIPDIAILRDCGAKPAWLYRLLGVGWCASEKQKRLLNRAISVMAVLVIPIAISVHTVVSWVFAMTVQPMWHSSIFGPYFVVGAIFSGIASLLIVMALIRKIYMLQDYLKPIHFNNLGLLLLVMALLWFYFTFAEFITTFYGSDPSHLVVFYSKLNGRYAVPFWTMVVTCFIIPVGILARRKTRTITGCVIASISVNIGMWLERFTIVVPTLSQPRLPWAKATYSPTWVEVAITIGFGATFMFLYMLFTKFFPIVSIWEVREGREMAVPEVVLRVQSYFPSDVVPSA; from the coding sequence GTGGAGACGGGCAAGGACCACGCACATAACGAACAGGACTCGGTGCTGTTGCAACCCGTGATCGCGACCCGCAGGCCCTTTTACTACCTGGCCTTGGTCTTTCTTGGGTTCACCACGATCGCCTTTTTCGCCTGGATGCACCAGTTAAGCCGGGGCTTGGGCGTGACTGGCCTGAACGTGCCGGTGTATTGGGGCTTTTACATCACCAACTTCGTATTCTTCATCGGCATCAGCCACGCGGGCACGCTCATCTCGGCCATCCTCCGCCTGTGCCACGCAGAATGGCGACGCTCCATAACCCGCGCTGCCGAAGTGATCACCGTGCTGGTGCTGTTTTTCGGTGTCGGCAGCGTGATCATGGACCTGGGACGTCCGGAGCGCGCGCTGAACGTGCTGCTCCATCCAAACTTCCACTCGCCGCTGCTGTGGGACGTGTGCAGCATCAGCGTCTACCTGACTGCCAGCACGATTTACCTGTTTCTGCCGCTCATACCTGACATTGCCATCCTGCGCGATTGCGGCGCCAAGCCGGCGTGGCTCTATCGCCTGCTCGGGGTTGGATGGTGCGCGAGTGAGAAGCAGAAACGATTGCTCAACCGCGCCATCTCGGTGATGGCTGTGCTGGTGATCCCGATCGCGATTTCGGTGCACACGGTGGTGTCCTGGGTGTTCGCCATGACCGTCCAGCCGATGTGGCACTCCAGCATCTTCGGTCCGTACTTCGTGGTGGGCGCGATCTTCTCCGGCATCGCTTCCTTGCTGATCGTGATGGCGCTCATCAGGAAGATCTATATGCTGCAGGACTACCTCAAGCCAATCCACTTCAACAATCTCGGGCTGCTGTTGCTGGTGATGGCCCTGCTGTGGTTCTACTTCACATTTGCAGAATTCATCACCACGTTTTACGGCAGCGATCCCAGCCATCTGGTGGTCTTCTATTCCAAGCTCAACGGGCGCTACGCCGTGCCCTTCTGGACCATGGTGGTGACGTGCTTCATCATCCCGGTCGGCATTCTTGCCCGCCGGAAAACGCGCACCATCACGGGATGCGTGATTGCTTCGATCTCCGTCAACATCGGTATGTGGCTGGAGCGGTTCACCATCGTGGTGCCGACCCTGTCGCAGCCACGGCTGCCGTGGGCGAAAGCCACCTACTCGCCCACATGGGTGGAGGTCGCCATCACCATCGGGTTCGGCGCCACCTTCATGTTCCTGTATATGCTGTTCACGAAATTCTTTCCGATAGTCTCCATCTGGGAAGTGCGGGAAGGTCGTGAAATGGCCGTTCCCGAAGTTGTCTTGCGCGTGCAATCGTACTTTCCCAGCGACGTCGTCCCCTCGGCGTGA
- a CDS encoding cation transporter dimerization domain-containing protein has product MIEVHLLFPNEVSVGEAHTIATQLEESLPKSLGVRAQVITHLEAAEDHHVVHRDEHYTGRPD; this is encoded by the coding sequence ATGATTGAGGTCCACCTGTTGTTTCCCAACGAAGTTTCGGTCGGCGAGGCGCATACCATCGCCACGCAGTTGGAAGAAAGCCTGCCTAAGTCGTTGGGTGTGCGGGCGCAAGTGATCACACACCTAGAAGCGGCGGAGGACCACCACGTTGTGCATCGCGACGAGCACTATACCGGTCGCCCCGATTGA
- a CDS encoding MtrB/PioB family decaheme-associated outer membrane protein — MKVNHRNDRGTSSVWAVRGALIAIVLMLAVLDGFQVNAVAQNSEASQTTPEKRVEAGVGVVSDNSFKFGEYNGLHNQGPFGLSNFDLRGGASYSSDSTWRWCLRGTNIGLETRNFLAEFGHQGKFRISFGYDELLANRSDTNQTMFLGAGSNNLSLPANWLAPRVPQQNASSVNFRAFDPIAGTASVYNSAGVLTAPTAAQLATLANIRANDVPDFSNVDLATKRTRFDAGFSYSPNEQWDIPISFRHEHKSGSKALGAVTSQVSENAVIIPDRIDYDTQQANASVNYKLKKLLLTFAYYGSFFTNNVKSMTWQDINDPTKTATMSSMPSNQSHQFSLTGGYKISSHAKLVVSGTYGRNSQNDAFLGPSTASNGQLAFGLPTASLDGLVVTGTVTAKLTAKAGKKVNLSAAYKFDNRDNQTPVNLFLFQDANESKSSVSPFAGRNGLPTTLGSNTNIYNNRAYSKQTNQLNVQSEYALTKKQRLQSGYDWQKIDRSCSGAWINCADVPTTNEHTLRGEWRTKMVGNFNARLGYAYSWRRGNYDENAFLALVPMANVVPAGATTSVLGYLNATGLTGFGPVAGMPGTPLTGDASLFSPNDNIVPQSLYGSRNNINELPGMRRYMVADRNRHKVRSSVEWQATQKFSLQGTGDFNNDDYLHSVYGLKKGTGWEASVDLTYTASENFVANLFYTYDDQRFLTAGDAYGSNSAVAFQGRAGDTLVAGDCFTTVAAKNASAKIDPCLNWSKDNRDKIDTIGFVIRRKNLISGKFELAAEVMFTRGRTNTAVSGGSYVNNPLALAGAPVLSAGTPAVFLISASDYPVQRNDEMMVRPSVTYALSKTTSFRTSYMFQRLMPTDWAYDGLQYGTGTNYLPTVEKLPSYGVHAASFSLIYTF; from the coding sequence ATGAAGGTTAACCATAGAAACGATCGCGGCACCAGTTCGGTGTGGGCTGTGCGCGGCGCGCTCATCGCTATCGTTCTGATGCTGGCCGTGCTGGACGGTTTTCAGGTCAACGCGGTTGCCCAAAATTCCGAAGCGAGCCAGACCACGCCGGAGAAAAGGGTTGAAGCCGGAGTTGGCGTGGTCAGCGACAACTCCTTCAAATTCGGCGAATACAACGGTTTGCATAATCAAGGGCCATTTGGCCTGAGCAATTTCGATCTCCGTGGCGGCGCCTCCTATAGCAGTGACAGCACCTGGCGCTGGTGCCTCCGCGGCACGAATATTGGCCTGGAAACGCGCAATTTCCTCGCTGAGTTCGGGCACCAGGGGAAGTTTCGGATCAGCTTCGGCTATGACGAGCTGCTGGCCAACCGCTCCGACACCAACCAGACGATGTTTCTGGGTGCAGGCTCCAACAACCTCAGCTTGCCCGCCAATTGGCTAGCGCCTAGAGTGCCGCAGCAAAACGCGAGCAGCGTCAATTTCCGCGCCTTCGATCCGATCGCCGGAACGGCAAGCGTCTACAACAGTGCCGGCGTGCTGACGGCGCCGACTGCGGCCCAGTTAGCCACCCTCGCCAACATTCGCGCCAACGACGTCCCGGACTTCAGCAATGTCGATCTCGCCACCAAGCGCACCAGGTTTGATGCCGGGTTCAGCTATAGCCCCAATGAACAATGGGACATCCCCATTAGCTTCCGTCATGAACACAAGTCGGGCAGCAAGGCACTTGGTGCTGTTACCTCGCAGGTCAGTGAGAACGCGGTCATCATTCCCGATCGTATCGACTACGACACGCAACAGGCCAACGCCAGCGTGAATTACAAGCTCAAGAAACTTCTGTTGACGTTCGCTTATTACGGTTCGTTCTTCACCAACAACGTCAAGTCCATGACTTGGCAAGACATCAACGATCCAACCAAGACTGCGACCATGTCGAGCATGCCGAGCAACCAATCCCACCAGTTCAGTTTGACCGGTGGCTACAAGATTTCATCTCACGCCAAACTGGTGGTGAGCGGAACGTATGGGCGCAACAGTCAAAATGACGCGTTTCTGGGCCCCTCAACAGCGTCCAATGGGCAGTTGGCATTCGGCCTTCCGACCGCGTCACTGGACGGGCTGGTCGTGACGGGCACAGTTACCGCTAAGCTAACCGCCAAAGCCGGCAAGAAGGTGAACCTCAGCGCAGCGTACAAATTCGACAACCGTGACAATCAGACCCCGGTTAACCTCTTTTTATTCCAGGATGCAAACGAATCAAAGAGTAGCGTCTCCCCCTTCGCCGGACGCAATGGACTGCCAACAACCCTGGGAAGCAATACAAACATTTATAACAACCGCGCCTACAGCAAGCAGACCAACCAGCTTAACGTGCAAAGTGAATATGCCCTGACCAAGAAGCAACGGCTGCAGAGCGGATACGACTGGCAGAAGATTGACCGCAGTTGCTCCGGCGCATGGATTAACTGCGCCGACGTGCCCACCACCAATGAACACACGCTGCGTGGGGAGTGGCGCACCAAGATGGTCGGCAATTTTAACGCCAGACTGGGCTATGCCTATTCCTGGCGCAGAGGGAACTATGACGAGAACGCCTTCCTGGCATTGGTACCCATGGCAAACGTCGTGCCCGCGGGGGCAACGACGAGCGTTTTAGGGTACCTTAATGCGACCGGTCTGACCGGGTTCGGTCCTGTGGCAGGCATGCCAGGCACACCCCTGACCGGCGATGCATCCCTCTTCAGTCCGAACGACAACATCGTGCCCCAGTCCCTCTATGGCAGCCGCAACAACATCAACGAACTGCCTGGTATGAGAAGGTACATGGTGGCTGACCGCAATCGCCACAAGGTGCGCTCATCTGTGGAGTGGCAAGCGACCCAGAAGTTCTCGCTGCAGGGCACGGGCGACTTTAACAATGACGATTACCTCCATTCGGTCTACGGTTTGAAGAAGGGAACCGGCTGGGAGGCAAGTGTCGATCTCACGTACACCGCGAGTGAAAACTTCGTTGCAAATTTGTTTTACACCTACGACGACCAGCGTTTTCTCACCGCAGGCGATGCCTATGGCAGCAACAGCGCCGTGGCCTTTCAAGGCCGGGCCGGCGATACCCTCGTTGCCGGCGATTGCTTCACTACCGTCGCGGCCAAGAACGCCAGCGCCAAGATAGATCCGTGCCTGAACTGGTCAAAAGACAATCGTGACAAGATCGATACGATCGGTTTCGTAATCCGGAGAAAGAACCTGATTTCCGGCAAGTTCGAACTTGCTGCGGAGGTTATGTTCACCCGGGGACGGACCAATACCGCGGTCAGCGGCGGGAGTTATGTCAACAATCCCCTGGCGCTCGCAGGGGCTCCCGTCCTCTCCGCCGGAACACCCGCAGTCTTTTTGATTTCCGCGTCCGATTACCCCGTGCAAAGAAACGACGAAATGATGGTGCGGCCGAGTGTCACGTACGCGCTCAGCAAAACGACGTCGTTCCGAACGTCGTATATGTTCCAGCGCCTCATGCCCACGGATTGGGCCTACGATGGATTGCAGTACGGAACGGGTACGAATTATCTGCCCACCGTTGAAAAGTTACCAAGCTACGGAGTTCATGCCGCCAGCTTCTCTCTGATTTACACGTTTTAG
- a CDS encoding c-type cytochrome codes for MTVIADRRSWCVLLLAVAAMAVACVMIAVPLRAQGGGGYFIPGDPKAGMRSFFDKGCARCHSALGEGGHSAPDLARAPAGHLSSAELLAAMWNHAPEMWEKMRIEGVAPPKFAESDMANLFAFLYSVRSLDEPGNEDRGRRLLQEKKCLECHGVGAEGKRQAPDLLKWAAYRNPVSWVQAMWNHAPAMQSVMAARGVKWPVFDGNDVPDIIAYIRQSAPNAAKPTYLRPADPEAGRKIFREKGCAACHAVGHGSRTAPDLRSRALPRTLGQFAADMWNHAPAMRASMQAQNIARPQFTNKEMADLISYLFAERYFEPAGSAAQGARLFESKGCASCHRSGGAGPDLVGASVSPIHIATSLWNHGPVMFQSMQQQQIAWPRFQPGEVVDLLEFLGSKPAHGHNSGGRQ; via the coding sequence ATGACTGTCATCGCTGATCGCCGATCGTGGTGTGTGCTCTTGCTTGCCGTGGCGGCAATGGCCGTCGCCTGCGTCATGATCGCCGTGCCGTTGAGGGCGCAGGGCGGAGGCGGATATTTCATCCCGGGCGATCCCAAGGCCGGCATGCGCAGCTTCTTCGATAAGGGCTGCGCACGCTGTCACTCGGCACTGGGCGAGGGAGGCCACAGCGCTCCTGACCTGGCGCGCGCTCCGGCCGGACACCTGAGTTCCGCCGAACTGCTGGCCGCCATGTGGAACCATGCCCCGGAAATGTGGGAGAAGATGCGAATCGAGGGCGTGGCTCCGCCGAAGTTCGCCGAAAGCGACATGGCGAACCTGTTCGCATTTCTTTATTCCGTGCGCTCCCTCGATGAGCCCGGCAACGAAGATCGCGGTCGCCGCTTGCTGCAGGAAAAGAAATGTCTGGAATGTCACGGCGTGGGGGCGGAAGGGAAGCGGCAAGCGCCCGATCTGCTGAAGTGGGCAGCGTATCGCAACCCGGTGAGCTGGGTCCAGGCGATGTGGAATCATGCGCCGGCCATGCAATCCGTCATGGCGGCGCGCGGCGTGAAGTGGCCGGTCTTCGACGGCAACGATGTTCCCGACATCATCGCCTATATCCGGCAATCGGCGCCCAACGCGGCGAAGCCAACCTACCTCCGTCCCGCGGATCCCGAAGCCGGACGCAAGATCTTTCGCGAGAAGGGATGCGCTGCCTGTCACGCCGTGGGGCACGGCAGCCGCACGGCGCCCGATCTTCGCTCGCGGGCACTGCCACGCACGCTGGGCCAGTTCGCCGCGGACATGTGGAATCACGCGCCGGCGATGCGGGCCAGCATGCAGGCGCAGAACATTGCCCGGCCACAGTTCACCAACAAAGAAATGGCGGACCTGATCTCGTACCTGTTTGCCGAGCGATATTTCGAGCCGGCTGGCAGTGCGGCGCAGGGCGCCAGATTGTTCGAGTCGAAAGGCTGCGCGTCGTGCCATCGCAGCGGCGGCGCGGGGCCTGACCTCGTCGGCGCCTCGGTTTCACCGATCCACATTGCGACATCCCTGTGGAACCACGGCCCGGTGATGTTTCAGAGCATGCAACAGCAGCAGATCGCGTGGCCGAGATTCCAGCCGGGCGAAGTGGTGGACTTGCTGGAGTTCCTCGGTTCCAAACCGGCGCACGGGCACAACTCGGGGGGACGGCAATGA
- a CDS encoding PilZ domain-containing protein has protein sequence MTLTAIRRLHERIEMATPATIRAGGHTLAATTRDISLGGIFIVTDVALREGTEIQVVLVLPRELGLTISGMVCCYGKVVRSETIDGQYGIAAMVERFQAVQQA, from the coding sequence ATGACACTTACAGCGATAAGGCGACTGCATGAACGGATTGAAATGGCTACTCCCGCAACTATCAGAGCGGGTGGGCACACCCTCGCTGCCACCACGAGGGACATCAGCCTCGGTGGGATTTTTATCGTCACCGACGTCGCGCTCCGCGAGGGCACCGAGATTCAGGTTGTCTTGGTACTGCCGAGGGAACTTGGCCTGACCATTAGCGGGATGGTCTGCTGCTACGGAAAGGTTGTGCGCTCCGAAACCATTGACGGGCAGTACGGTATCGCGGCAATGGTTGAGCGGTTTCAGGCGGTGCAGCAGGCCTGA
- a CDS encoding molybdopterin-dependent oxidoreductase, with protein sequence MSFTFDRRNFLRFAAGGAVGLAASGVSLQGISTLNAALSSELVRVPSGPESWATGVCNMCPGGCGLRVRLIGNRAVKIQGNPLHPVNRGGLCPKGLAGLQELYHPDRLRKAVHNTGTRDNPRWKEISSDEAAGLLTDRLRKLRDAGEARSLVVVDRARRGLLPRLLTRFLSAYGSPNYVMMPSGIDALQAAVYAQQGIREPVAYDFANAGYVLSFGVNLLEGWGAPVAMMRAFSRWRDLTSGRRAKFVQIEPRLSMTAARADEWVPIRPGTEATLALGMAYVLISEGLYDADFVRDHTYGFEDWRDAEGNFHTGFKSLVKSEYRLNDAATVTGVPADTILRLAREAAQNRPVLAIGDRHNSSLPGNVYAAMAAHSLNGLLGSIDVPGGVLVQQPLPGQTRVSNVKDPLLPPAEAHVAHAGELPQAIASKRPYPVQMLLLNQVNPVFALPNGAAFRSSMKDIPFIVSFSPFLDDSATLADLVIPAPTGLESWQDGGTPPTVAHAMVSISPPAVRPRKDVRHPGDVMLKAAGSLGGPVAAALPFAGYEEFLRSEVDGLYAAQSGAVFGSTLEDSWNRLMERSGWWAPSYTNADELWQQMKKQGGWWEPAYSHGEWSRVLRTKSGRFEFYSQALADAAKQRRGTARIDDRECLPHQPTIPEATTNFPLLLMPVEQLPLAGGEGAHLPYLEQIAGVHVFAKWGSWLEIHPETARTFGIGDGDSVWIESRRGRVQAQARFYEGARPGVVHLPLGYGHKSGGEWACRGANPLEIVEEQADLATGLPSAHGTYVKVYRA encoded by the coding sequence ATGAGCTTCACTTTCGATCGCAGGAACTTCTTGCGATTCGCAGCCGGCGGCGCGGTTGGCTTGGCGGCGTCGGGCGTGAGCCTGCAGGGCATCAGCACGCTCAATGCCGCGCTGAGCAGCGAACTGGTGAGGGTTCCTTCCGGTCCGGAATCGTGGGCGACGGGAGTTTGCAACATGTGTCCCGGGGGATGCGGCCTGCGCGTGCGCTTGATCGGCAATCGTGCGGTCAAAATCCAGGGAAACCCGCTTCACCCTGTAAATCGTGGCGGACTGTGCCCCAAGGGACTGGCCGGATTGCAGGAGTTGTATCATCCGGACCGGTTGCGAAAGGCAGTGCACAACACCGGCACGCGTGACAATCCGCGATGGAAAGAAATTTCGTCGGATGAAGCCGCGGGCCTGTTGACGGATCGCCTGCGCAAACTGCGCGATGCGGGCGAGGCGCGGTCCTTGGTTGTGGTCGATCGCGCAAGGCGAGGCTTGCTGCCGCGCCTGCTGACCCGGTTCTTATCGGCCTACGGCTCGCCCAATTACGTCATGATGCCCAGCGGGATCGACGCGCTCCAAGCCGCGGTTTACGCACAACAGGGCATCCGTGAACCGGTGGCGTACGACTTCGCCAATGCAGGTTATGTGCTGAGTTTCGGCGTCAACCTGCTGGAGGGCTGGGGCGCGCCGGTGGCGATGATGCGCGCGTTTTCGCGGTGGCGCGATCTCACTTCAGGGCGCAGGGCAAAGTTTGTGCAAATCGAGCCGCGGCTTTCCATGACTGCAGCTCGCGCCGATGAATGGGTGCCGATTCGTCCCGGCACCGAAGCCACGCTTGCCCTGGGAATGGCCTACGTGCTGATTTCCGAGGGACTGTACGACGCCGACTTTGTCCGCGATCACACCTACGGATTCGAAGACTGGCGGGACGCCGAAGGCAACTTCCACACCGGATTCAAGTCGCTGGTGAAATCCGAGTATCGGCTGAACGATGCGGCCACCGTGACCGGCGTTCCGGCCGACACCATCCTGCGGCTGGCGCGCGAAGCCGCGCAGAACCGTCCCGTGCTCGCCATTGGCGACCGGCATAACAGCTCGCTGCCGGGCAACGTGTACGCAGCGATGGCGGCGCACTCGCTCAATGGGCTGCTGGGAAGTATTGACGTTCCCGGTGGCGTGCTGGTCCAGCAGCCGTTGCCCGGACAGACCCGAGTCTCGAATGTCAAGGACCCGCTCCTGCCGCCGGCGGAAGCACACGTTGCGCATGCCGGCGAGTTGCCGCAGGCCATCGCGTCGAAGCGGCCGTATCCGGTGCAGATGCTGTTGCTGAATCAGGTCAACCCGGTTTTCGCGCTTCCCAACGGCGCTGCGTTCCGAAGCTCGATGAAAGATATCCCGTTCATCGTCAGCTTCAGTCCATTCCTCGACGACAGCGCCACGCTCGCCGATCTGGTGATCCCGGCGCCGACGGGACTGGAATCGTGGCAGGACGGCGGAACACCGCCGACGGTGGCCCACGCGATGGTCTCAATCTCACCGCCGGCGGTTCGCCCGCGCAAAGATGTCCGTCACCCGGGCGACGTGATGCTCAAGGCCGCGGGATCGCTGGGAGGACCGGTCGCGGCGGCGCTGCCGTTCGCCGGTTACGAAGAGTTTTTACGCAGCGAAGTTGACGGCCTGTACGCGGCGCAGTCCGGCGCCGTGTTCGGCTCCACACTGGAAGACAGTTGGAACCGGCTGATGGAACGCTCGGGGTGGTGGGCGCCGAGCTACACGAATGCCGATGAGCTGTGGCAGCAGATGAAGAAGCAAGGCGGGTGGTGGGAGCCGGCGTATTCCCATGGCGAATGGAGCCGCGTGTTGCGCACCAAGTCCGGGCGGTTCGAATTCTATTCGCAGGCGCTGGCCGACGCGGCAAAGCAGCGGCGAGGCACGGCAAGGATCGACGACCGGGAATGCCTGCCGCACCAGCCAACGATTCCGGAAGCGACCACCAACTTCCCGTTGTTGCTGATGCCGGTCGAGCAACTTCCGCTTGCCGGCGGAGAGGGCGCGCACCTGCCCTACCTGGAGCAGATCGCCGGCGTGCACGTATTCGCCAAGTGGGGTAGCTGGCTGGAGATTCACCCGGAGACGGCGCGGACCTTCGGCATTGGCGATGGGGACTCGGTGTGGATTGAATCGCGCCGCGGACGCGTTCAGGCGCAGGCTCGTTTTTATGAAGGCGCGCGGCCCGGGGTGGTGCACCTGCCGCTTGGTTACGGGCACAAGTCAGGGGGCGAATGGGCGTGCCGCGGCGCCAATCCGCTGGAAATCGTCGAGGAGCAGGCTGACCTGGCCACGGGCCTGCCATCGGCCCATGGGACATACGTCAAGGTCTATCGCGCATAA
- a CDS encoding cytochrome c: MSNAERRNSTVGPKLLVIIFTAIFVLGLSITVSAQDAPATFKTKCAMCHGADASGNTTMGKKFNIPDLRAPEIQKKTKAELGTAIAKGKNKMPAFEGKITADQVNELAAYVHQLKK; the protein is encoded by the coding sequence ATGAGTAATGCCGAACGCCGCAACTCGACTGTCGGTCCAAAGTTGTTGGTAATAATTTTCACCGCGATTTTTGTGCTTGGTTTGTCGATCACCGTGTCTGCCCAGGACGCCCCGGCCACCTTCAAGACTAAGTGCGCCATGTGTCACGGCGCGGATGCGAGCGGCAATACGACCATGGGCAAGAAGTTCAACATTCCGGACCTGCGCGCACCTGAAATCCAGAAGAAAACCAAAGCAGAGCTCGGGACTGCGATTGCAAAGGGCAAGAACAAAATGCCCGCGTTCGAAGGCAAGATTACGGCTGACCAGGTAAACGAACTCGCAGCCTATGTTCATCAATTGAAAAAGTGA